Genomic DNA from Vanrija pseudolonga chromosome 3, complete sequence:
CTACCGAGAGTAAGGAGGTAGCAGCAGATGAAGAGAATGGTCGAGTTGGGGAATATCCACAGCCAgatgaggtcgagcgcgttgaCAAAGTAGCACATGTCTGGTGGGTCAGTCGCGTCGATGTGGCGAATACCCACCAAAGAGGAAGTAGTGCCACTGCTTGCGTTTGTAGAGCCATGCGCGGGTGGGGAGGTAGAATGCCGACTGGATAGTGTACGCCAGGGGAAAGTAGGACGGTGCCATGCCGTACAGAAGGCATGCGAAGGCGAGCGTCCAGACACCCCAGAAGAAGGCTGAGCCGTCAGCACACGCCCACTCGCTTCGCACTTACAGATCTTCTCGCGCAATCGCACCGTCTTGGCCGAGtgccagctcgcgctgagGTTGGTGACCTTGCCCGCGAGCTTGACCTTgaggcgggcgagctcgcgctccgcgtcCTGCTTGTACTTTTGTCCGCGCCTCGTGAGGCCGCGCTCCTTGTCCTTTgcgtcgcgctccgcctcgtcctcgtcgtcaagaaggaggatgcttcccccgccgccgggtgTCCGAAGCCCCTTGGGCAGCAGGTCGCCTGCCTTCTTGCGGATCTTGGCAGACGACGCCTTTAGCCGTCGTTCGATAAGATCGAGCCTCGAGTCTGCGCAGGTCAGATGGCTTCTCGGCTCACGTTAACCGACGCACCGAAGAACGTTTCGATAGTGTCTGGACATGTCAGCTGGGTCTTCTGCACCAGAACGGCGCGGTGGCAACGTACCGAGTAGGACGAACGACTGGCTCCAGTCGTCAccaacgcgctcggcgccccGGTGGGCCAGCCCcgagagcgacgagctcgaccggTTCAGcgggaggcggggcgggccgTCATACTCGCTCGCCGGGGTTGTGGGGCGGATGATGGGTGAGTCGGTGTCTGCCATGGTTTGTGCAGTAGCCGTGTCGTGTTGTGGATTGTGCAGAACAGAGAAGTGCGGAGTCGTGAGTGACGCgtgatgcggcggcggcaagagcaGAGCCACAAGGCACAGCGGAtaacggcggtggcggaggcgggcgTATGCGGTCCCCCCGGTTTAGCCAACCCAACGAGCACACTGGGCGCCAACGCGTCCCTATGCACACtgccgacgcgtcgtgctGTGTACCGCTGTGTCGGGGGGCGTGTAATGCCTACGCGAGTAACTACTGGGCGGGACGGGGAACGTTGCAGGCTCAGCGGCGGGGCGTGCGAgcgccggcgttggcgttgacGTCGGTTGGCGGTCGGCGACTTGGTCGTCGCACGTGCGCGCCACCTGGTGGTGTCGAGTGGGTATTTACAGCGTGGCTCTGGCTGAGGGCTCGCCGTGGCCGTTCTGCAAAAGTCGTCCACTTGAGAACGAGCGATGCCGCTGGCTGGTCGAGGTGTACGGGggcgcgcggagggcgaATGTCGGGGTCCTTGAtgctggttgttgttgtggttaCCGCCTCGAGCTATCAATCTGCAATCATGCAATCCGAGCTGACGTCATTCCCGCGTGGCCGCCACGCGAGGTTGTTTACACTTTTACGAGGGTACGAGGATCCGAGGATCCGAGGAGGAATGTGAAGGAGAGGCGGCATACCCAGCGCCAGACTTTGCCAAACGAGGCGCGAGCGGCCTGGGACGGTGCGGAACGCATAAAATCGAGCTATCCGCCGGACTGTCTCGGCCCAGCATGTTGTCTCGGCACACTGTCCTCGTGGGTGTACTGCGGAGGTGAGGATCTCGTCAGTGGCGCTCGGCTCTTGGGGCATTTGTCCTGCTCGACGCTTCGTCAGGCAAGCAAAATGACATCAAGAGCACGATCCGTGGCATCGACCTCGTACTCAGCCATGCCCTGCTGCGGGAATCACAGTTCACAGACATCGCCACGCGAGCTGCCTAAAGTGCGAGGCGTTGCGGCTCCGCCCGGTCAATTCTGCGCCACACCCGGCCCCTGGCAGCCATGTACGGCCCACGTGAGCCGCACTTGTAGACTAATCAGCGGTGCACGTAGGAGTGGGACGACCCGGGCATGCACCCAGCTGCATTGAAAGCCTGTTCCTAAGCCGTGGCGGTTGGCCCCGAGTTGGCTGCGGTACAGCTGTCGTGTGGCCGCCGCATCGGCGAGCAGGGTACCTGTGACCCCGCGGACACCCATCGCCACTCATGCACCAAGATAACTCCGCCACTATTCAATCGTAGGGGAGCAGGTTCAGGAGGACCAACGCCGTCATTATCCGCCACGAATCATGCTGATAAGGTCGTAGAGAGTTCTATGACTCCGTACAGACCAACCCAGCGCCAAGGCGGAGAGAGGGATGCTGCGCTGTACAGATCCTTGCGCCGAGGCGTCAGAGATCGAAGGCTGCAGGGGCGAGTCGGACGCATGAATGCAGTGCCGTATTGCCTGGCGTTTCTTATGGGATACTATCAGGAGGCTTGACGGATGACATGTTGCCCATGTGGCCCAGTCACCCCCGTGGCAGGCAGCCTGGTGCTCGTGGGTCGAGTGGGCAGAGCGAAGCAATGCGCATAACAGGTTTTGCTCCTAGCGTCCAGACGTCCTCAACAatcactcactcactcacccccCCCACCATgacgctcctcctcgtcacgctTGCCCTGTTGCTGGTtgcgagcgccagcgcggacAAGACACCACCAACCCTCGCCGTGCGTGGCATCGAGAAACGCGCGCCGATAGAGTGAGCCCgcaccccccccccccgcctcgccaacCGCTGACGTGCCGCCAGCCCGTCGACCACGGACGCATGCACCTGGGGCTGCtggcagcaggcagccacAGCGGCAAGTTGCGACAAGTACGACACTCAGTGCACCTGCATGACCAACAGATTCGCGTTCGACAACGCATATGTGCCATGCGTATTGTTGTAAGCACGCGgggtcgccgcgcgcaacgCTGACACGCAGCACACCGCAGTGttccgcgtccgccgcgacgacgttCCAGTCATCCGCGTGTCAGTACGGGTTTGGTGCGTCCACTGGCCCGTGGAGCGCGTGGGATCGCTAACGCCCCCACCAGAGTTATCATctgcggccgcgcgccgacggggactggagcgcgcgctcgtgccgtcCTGCCCGGGGAAGAAGGTATgccgcacccgccgcggCTCGCACAAGAACCTGTTCCACAACCAGCTTGACAATGGGGGTGACTATGACGGATACGAGTGCGTCGACGTGATGCGTGAACTCGAGGCGTGCGGTGGCTGCcctggcgtcgacggcgtcgactgcaccgcgctcgagggggccggcgacgtcgcgtgCGTCGGCGGACTGTGCGAGGTGCGGACGTGTGAGCGCGGCTACCGACGTCACCGTGGAGTGTGCATCTAGAGAGAGAGAGGCTTCGCCTACATTCAGAGCTATAGACTCCTCGAGTGTTATAGCAGGTTAGACCACGGACAATGGATCGGGtttggtgggtgtggcggcgggaaGTGCCACTCACACAGCCGAGACATGGATGTGACGCTTGACTGATCGACGCGGTGTCACACTGCTATGACCTCCGTCCAAAAAAACAAAGTTGCCGATCCCTTAAAGCCCCAGCACCCCACACACGCCAGCAGTTGCATAACATGTCTGCAGGACGAGCAAAGAAAGAAAAAAGGGCACAACTACACAAGACGGAAGCTTAGCCTCGGCTTTGATGACACATGTTTGTGGACGCGTtcccgcgcgacgtcgatgaCAACTCCCCTCGCTCACAGCACCTTTGTTACAACGCCAAGCACCTTGGTCTTGGCCTCACGGAGCAGGATCAGCTGCCCCTCCTTGACGTACTCGGCGTGGCTGATGAACTCGAACACCACCTTGGAGCGGTCACCCGTGCGGATCAGGCCAGAGGGGTGGTCGAGCGAAACGATGCGCACCGTCTGGCGGATTGGGCCGCAGTGTAGCATGGCGGTGTACTTGGGCTGTATTGTGCTCGAGTGGTGCAGCACCATGACCATACCCTCGAAGCGCATCACCGCCTTGGGCGGAGTGTCGCTCT
This window encodes:
- the priA_6 gene encoding Protein priA, with protein sequence MTLLLVTLALLLVASASADKTPPTLAVRGIEKRAPIDPSTTDACTWGCWQQAATAASCDKYDTQCTCMTNRFAFDNAYVPCVLFTPQCSASAATTFQSSACQYGFELSSAAARRRGLERALVPSCPGKKVCRTRRGSHKNLFHNQLDNGGDYDGYECVDVMRELEACGGCPGVDGVDCTALEGAGDVACVGGLCEVRTCERGYRRHRGVCI